Genomic segment of Prionailurus viverrinus isolate Anna chromosome B4, UM_Priviv_1.0, whole genome shotgun sequence:
TCTGAGGAAGATCCATAGCGCTGCGGAACAAGGAATATAAATGAGCGATGCCACAAGACATTGCAAATGGGGTCATCAAAATACAACCCTCAAAAACGAACTCTGAAGGTGGAGAATctacaaggaaaaatattttttgaaatatagacatttttaaatggtttcagTATTAAGAGCACTGATAGACGTTCACTAGCCATGGCATGTGCCTCTTAAACATGTAACAGCCAAAATATCTGTTGATTCCAAGTTTATTAAGTAGACAGCtgaataaatttgttaaaaaaaaacctttcagcaTTGCCAgaattaagcaaaaagaaaagaaaaagaaagaaagaaagaaagaaagaaagaaagaaagaaagaaagaaacctccaGTGTCTAGAGAGGAAAACACCAAAAGAAACTATTCAAACTGcagtaataaaatatttggcCTTTAATCATTTccaattaaattatatttgaaagctccccctcccccacccagagtcatacacaaacacaccaatttttaaatgttttataatggtCAAAGGAGGGCTTTACATAGATATGTTTATTAATGGAACCCACTTTTTAAATTAGGTTTTAATAAGTTGCTAATGCAGTTTAGCCTCAAATCAGTTCCATCTCATTCTCAATCCCTTTCCTGATGTCTAACAGTTAATGTCGTCTAACATGAAGAGAGCTTCCTGTGGCATTTTGGGAATTACCTGCGTGGGGCTTAAATAAGTACAGTTTataaagttctctctctcttcctcagcgCCCACTAGGAAGGATAAAGGCATTTCCAGAGGTAAgtgattctcttcctccctctgctcctccccttccaccccctcctcctcctcttctatttcctcgtcttcttcctcttccgcctcttcctcctcctcttcctcctcctcctcttcctcttcctcctccccctcatcCACACAGTCCGCCTCTTGGACCTCCTCTTCATCTTCGGCCTCtgcctccgcctcctcctcctcctcctcctcctcgctctcctcttccttcccgtCACACTCCTCCTCATCATACTCCTCCTCATTTTtctcctcgtcctcctccccAGGCTGTGCTGTCGGAGACTGGTCCGGAGGGAAGACCAGAGGCGGGTTCTGCGCAAAGCTGTACAAAGTTTCCCGCAGCTCCGCGGCTTCTTCGCCGCCGCTGGGGGGCGCGTCGTTCCAGGAGGGGCCCTCGGGGGAGGCCGGGCCGCGCGCCTGGGCCTGCTGCGCTCGCAGCGCCTCCTGCTGGCGCTCCAGCTTCTCCTGCTGCCGCATGTCCTCGTAGATCTGGTTCATGATGAACTGGGTGGTGTTCCGCGGCGCCCGCATGCCGGGTGCCCGCCACCCGTACAGGTTGACCGGCCGGAGCAGCGTGCTCAGATCCACGGGTGGGCTCCTGGGGAAGGAGCGGCGAGCGTGGCGGCGCAGGCCGCGGCCCCTGCGGCCCCAGCGCTTCTTCCTGCCCGGGGGCCTGGCCCAGCGCGGGCTCCAGGGCCCGCgccagcaggagcagcagcagagGCAGAGCGGGTGCAGCCCGTACACCCGGATCACTTGCACTCGGCCTGGAGGCCTCCAGCATCCCTCTGGAGGTGGGCGCCAGGGCCCTCCCCAGCGCCCCCAGTTAGAGTACACCTCCCAGTGGGGCCGTCGGGGTGGTTGGAACCAGGGGCCCGGACCGTGCTGTTGCTTCCTGGGGGGCTCATACTCAGACTTGGGACCAGAGCGGTAGCGCCGCTTGTTTATTGGAGCGCCCCTGCGCCTTCGGTGCCAGGAAGACCAGGTGCCTAACGGGGCCGAGGATGCCCAGCCGCCACCCAGGTTCAGAGGGTCCTCCCTTTTGTGGAGAGTCTGGGTCATCGTTCAGGGAGCTCCGGGAGGTCTAAATGGAAGCGTCCTGGTAGCGGTCAAGTTTGGCCAGATCCGAAGAGCTGAAGAGCCTCGTTAGTCCGCTCAGCACCACGTGCCTGCTCCTGGGGTCACGCCTTTCTCTCCAAGAGgactcctcttctccctcttctcctcttgCTTGATCGCTCTTCCTTCGTAATCTCTTCGCACCCGAGTTGTCTTGCCCAGGTGGGTTGGGCGGGACTGGGGCTGGGTAAGGATGGTGGGGGAGGAAGGTGTTGGTGGGCGACGCACAGCGAGACCCGCTCCCGGGTCCCACACACACCCGCCTCGGCAGAGGCGCGGGCTGGGAACCGGGGAGGCAAGGGTTGCGCGTTACCTTGCAGCTCACTCCCAACCCAGGTGCTTCACCGTCGCAGTCCTGGTGGGACTGAGGGGCCGAGGGCAGAGGCAGCCTTTAAATACCGGCCGGAGCCGCCGCGTGCCCACCGCGTCCTTGGTTGCCCAGGGTGATAGCCAATTGGGGCCGAGGTCGTTCCCCTTGTGGTGGAGGGGGATTCCAGGTGGAACGAGGTGCCCTGTGAAGGTTCGCAGAGGGCTTGTGACGCAGTTtttgaaggagggaaagagggccCTAGGCTGGGGTTGTGCTCAACTCTGATAATATTTGATACCTTTGTACCCCCTGGACGTGCGAGCATATGGAAGCTGGACCGTTAGCTGAACCTCTTggaaggggggcagggggtgggggcttgtACATTGGAAAACTTTTAAAGGGAAAGTGCCTAGAGTCAGAAAACTGGGCCCCACTCCTTCCCTTATGGCCTGTGCACACTCTTCTAACTCTTGAGAGTTATAGTGCGTCATGTGGGAAAACCCTACCACGAACATTTATTGCGTGTGCCTGCAGCAAGCGTGGGCTCACGGCACGTAGCCCTCACACCTCCCCTGTGAGGTAGGCATTGTTATCACACCTCACAGAGTAGGAAATTGAGAGGTTATTTTACCAAGGGGATTAAGCGCTTCAGGGCTGGTATTGAAACCTAGGTTTGTCTGGCCACAGAACCCACATGCTTAACCACGTGACTCTCCTCAACTGCCACCCTCCTTAAATAGGACTCTTGTGAGGAGTACATGAAATCCTATAGGAAAGCACTGTGCTAATTGTATCATAGCACGCGAATGTCCACTGATTAAATAAATAGTACCAGGATGTATATTCGTGAGAACACAAATATGCCAGTTATGTCTTTTCATATGTCCCTCTATCTGTACCAGAAAACCCATTCGTTGGGAGCGTTTATAACATTACATTGAAAATACGGGCTGTGATTTAAATTATCATGAATATACTCTGAGTGATGCTATAAGGGTGGATGTATGTCATTATGCATTCGTCCAAATGCATAGAATGGGCAATATCAAGACTGAACCCTAATgtgaactatggactttgggtgatgatgatgtgtcaCTGTAGGTTGATCGGTTGAAAGGAAAGTACCATTCTGGTGAGGGATGTTGGTAACTGGGGAGGCtctgcatgagtggggagggggatatatgggaaatctctgtatatGGGAGATCTTACACTCAATTCGAATGTGAACCTAAGCTGCTAAAAAACttgaaatctatttaaaaatgtgcttgAATTTCAATTTACCGATTATTAGTCTCTGTAAACCTCAGATTCCTTACCCATATCCAGAAAACAGTTATAGTACCTATTCCATAGGGTTGTGTTAATGATTACATAGGGCACTTCATTAAAACAGCTAGTGCAGGTACCCCATGAGCACTCAGTAGCTGTTAACTATCATTGTTGTCATACTAACTACTTGAGGATAAAGAAGTTGATTCAGTGTATGTAAAGATTAGTAACCCTGTGGGTAATGCCCAAATAGGTGTCCTTGCCCTGTGACTTTTTCTCGTTCCACTTTTCAGAAACATCAAGGAAATGCCCTGAGGCCTGATCCTAGAGAAAAACCATCTCAGGGTATATCCCTTTATTGCTTTCCTATGGTGAGTAGAATTGCGGAAAATGGAACGTTGCCCATTGGGAACCTGAGTCTATACAAGCCCCCAGTAAATGGCAAAGAAGTAAAAGGTGGAAGCGCCATGAAGCCTGCAGAGGTCATGCAGGCTTTCCTGGTTGAAAACGGAGAACAGTGTGGGGATTCTTGGATCAGGACTTCAGCCATTGCCGTGGGACCTGCAGGCTCCACAGGCTTCATTCAATTTTGTTTGCTCTGTGGTTTGCTGAGACTAGCCTGCTTGACTCAAAGTGCAGAATGCTGACACATTTAGCCTCCAGTGTCCCTTTCTGGATGTAGACCCAGAAATTTGGCAGTTACTGTCCCTTTACTCTGCTTAATTCAAATTGGAATGGTGACAccccagatttattttttctgaggaCCTATGTGGTATATGATATTGGGTTTTAATTGGGAACTTTAGAAACTGACCATGGTGCCATAGTGGAATTCTCACCAATGTCTTGTTTCAAAAAAGGTTAACTCAGATAATTAAGGACATTGTTTGTTGTACAATTGTTCCACGGTGAtgtatacatttcatattaattcTCCTTATTAAAGAACATTAATGTGGTATTGTTCTTGCCCCATCCTTCCTCTTcttaagagaaacagaaaattatgATTTATGAGTTTTAGTTTTATCAAAAGATTGGCATTGTAATTCTGGCTGTTCATGTAGTGGTAAATCACCCAAGAAAATTACTGCCTGAGTATGGTAAACACAGCTTTCAGAAATGCAACTAAGGAATTTTTTAAGACATCTTTTAATGGCCCATGTTCTTTAAATACTGTAATATGAGGTGTTCTAATTCATCATGAAAATATAACATACTTGCCATGGCTTAGtatgttgtattagttttctactgctgtgtaacaaattctCACAAACTCACTGAAACAATGTACACTTGTTACTTCAGAGTTTTCAGGTGTTAGttgggtcctctgctcagggtctcaccagGCTATGGCCAAGGCACTTGTCTGGCTTGGTTCTTATCTGGAGGCTCCATTTGGGAAAAGGTTATTGGCAGAATTTGTTGTGGGTATACAAATTAGGACCCTGCCTTTAGGACCCTCCAGCTGTCTGTTGGACAGACAGAATTTTTTCTGGAGGATGCCCTGAGGTTTGGAGGCCACCCACAAGTCCTAGGGGTCAACAGCCATTCCTAGAGACCATTCTCACTTCTTTGCCATGGGAAGGCCTAGGCTCAGTATGGCTACTCACTCCAATCAAGTCAGCAAGGTAGATCTCCCTGGTGCTTCCTAGCacaatgaatacacacacacgtacatatgtATCATAGCATGGGCTTGACATTGACATTTGTGACATCCATCATCTTTGTTATACTCTATTGGTTAGAAACAAGACCCCATGTCTTACCGGCATTCAAGAGGAAAAGGTTCCACAAAGGCACGGATACCAAGAGGTGGGAAGTTAATTGGGGGATTACCTTAGAGCTTGTTCATCACATATACCAAGtaaatttagtaaaatatgtaCTTCTTGGTAGCTAGTTATGATTTTATTTGGGAGACTTaatgacattttacattttgaaattccACTGAGTGCCACATGACAGCATAGGTTACACTAGGCTTTATGTACGCGAGacagtatatttttaagttgaaaacaCACTGCTATCTTAGTGTTGTTTTTTGTGCATTTGTGTGAATTGAAAAGGATGAATTCAAACACTTGATGGCAGTAGTAACTCATTCAAAATTCGGTCAGCGAAAGCCCTGGTATACAAAACAAGCTGTGAGAATATAGgtacttcatttttatatttatcacgAACACTATATTTAAACTATTCCAGTTTGCCAATATGAGTTACTAGATTTTAGCATTTTTTCAATTGGCTTTTAGAAAGCAAACCTCAATTAAACGTATAAAAAATTCTCTAGCTAGAAGTTGGATATACCTGATACATTTGGtcagataaataaaattcaacaaatattttttagatcCGTCTTTGTAACCAATTAAGTTCTAtggtaaatgaaaaaacaaataaatggaacatATTTTATGCACTCTCAAGAACTTGCTTTTTGCCACCCTGAAGGTATCCATGCACAGGAAGTTGAAACCACAAGGGGAGGCGCCATCTATTGGTGTTAGAGGCTAAATGCAAAGTATTAAGACCAGCTTtcaaagtgggtgatgggcatcgaggagggcatctgttgggatgagcactgggtgtcgtatggaaaccaatttgacaacacatttcatattaaaacataGTGAGATACAAAGTACTCATTGCTTTCCCTTGATAATTTGGGAAGTTTGGGGATAGTTGGCATATTGTGAGGCCTACTGTGCATCAAAGAATAACATTGTGGTGCTTTTCTACTTATGACTCCTTGTGTCATTTAAGTAAATTATGAAGAGAAAGTTAACTTTGTAATGAGATAACTACAAAGACAGTTTCTGCAGAATTAAAGAGAAGTAAGGATGGGAATTTTGTACTGGTAATCGTACTATGTGTAGGTATTATTTGTTATCACGCTTTGAAAATATTACTAATCTTTTATTCACTCAAGATTTTCGGGGAATTAACCTGACATACTGTAGTCATGACATCTGAAAAACATGTGTAGTCAGTAATGATTAATTAGGAATTATTAGcatgaaaatgtttgtttataaataagtttaaagTATGCTGTATTGTGTGGGGCAACAGAAtgaagtgcccccccccccgaaaaatgGCCTGTAATATTCGAGAAAAATAAACCTGTGTAGcaattgaataaagaaaaaaaagtttattaaaaaacacaGTATTTAATCAGGGGCCAGTTTTAGAATTAAAGCTTTCAATGAAGAATGTGACGTGTTGGAAATGGCCACTGAAAAATAGGATGCATTTACAAGGAATGCTAAAATGTTATCATCATATTGCACATTCCATGTGAAATAAGGAAACATATAATCCAGACTAGATTCATTAGTgcatatttattatcattattatcattatcttgctttgttttatattaaaagaatgaagacatttttatAGGTCTCTAAAACCATTATGGGACTTTGGCAACTGTGAAATCCTTAGCTGAGAGCCTAGTTGGTTCATGTAGGATTTCTGACCTATATAAACTGTGAGATAGTAAGATGCTAATTTTGtgccaatttttttaaagcaataatagaAAACGAATATAGAGTTGCAAAGTTAGAATTCTACTTTTAGTCTGATTCAGAATCATGTATTGGAGTGTGTCTAAAAAGTCCAAACAAAAGCtcaattaatttctaaatatcaCTGTTTTATAATGATGGCTTGATGGTTATTCTTTTCTAAGGTTTACAACTTGGGGTATACAAATTGTGATTCACAGGGTGCATGATTAATTTTACCCCATATGTCTCAAgcaaattaatacatatttttaattattacagaCATATTggtatttatacttttaaactgAAACAAAGAAATGCTTATGCATCTACTGTGGAGAAACATAACAATTCTTTTCAGTTGCTGAACTACAGAAGTTCTGGATTTAGCTATAATGTCTATAAATAATGGCATATGATGGATGGtatgaaataatgagaaaaatttcagaaaatatagaCGAAGAAATATATTTGCCTGAAAGAgatagttgaaaataaaaatatatactttaagtttttatttattttttattttaaaaattttaatgtttatttttgagagagggagagaaagagcatgagtggaagaggggcacagagagagggagacacaggctccaggctccaggttccagtttctgggctgtaagcacagagctcgaccccatgaaccatgaactcatgaaccaggagatcatgacctgagccgaagtctgacgcttaacctactgagccatgcaggcgccccaatatattgtatgtttttaattattaaaggTGTACTATTGccaattgtctctttttttactttaatatattaattcaGAAATAGTTaggcaagggcgcctgggtggctcagtctgttaaatggccgacttcagctcaggtcatgatctcacagttagtgggttcgagctctgtgttgggctctgtgctaacagctcagagcctggagcctacttttcagattctgtgtctccctctctctccacccctgccccattcacactctgtctctctctatctgtctcaaaaataaagtaaaaaaaaaacaacataagaaacagaTTATGCAATGATGAAGAAGTttgatattaaaacatttttgtgagGTATAGAGAATTGTGCACTCTCCCACACTGTTGGTGAAAGTATAAATGGGTATAACATCTTTGAAGGCCAATCTagtaatatttattaacatttaaaataatatgctcTTCAACCCGGAATTCCACTTCTATGGCTTTACCCACAGATGTACTCTCACATGTAcccaaagttatttttgtttacaTAAGGCTAGTCCTTCCAATTTTAGTgtaaataaaagaacataaaatgtatGCTCATGTAATGGGCTGATACGTGCTTTTCAGAATCAGTAGAGCTGTATGTGCTGATATGGAAAAATCAtcgagaaatatttttaagtgaaaggaGCAAAGTTTAGAATAGtgattattgtatttaaaaatccatgtttACATGTATAGATGCATATATTATGGtgatatatatgtctgtgtggcACCTGCACGTGTATATTTGTAATAAAGAGGAGTAATTgcttatgtacaagtttttgtttcttaCGGAAACTTTCACAAAAGTGTGCAAGAAACCATTGCCTAGTTTGTTCTTGGGAGTGGAACTTGAGGTGTGCAGCTGGAAGGAAAATCACctttcattgtatattcttttgtcATCTTTCACTTTTAAACCATGTGCTTGTATTATGATCATACATTTCAGAAAGATCAACTTACCTTAGAAAGCATTCCTTAGCTTCTTCCCTAATGTAGCTCTCATATcatccattttctgttttctagtttataaactttattttgttcACAGGCATAAAGATATACCA
This window contains:
- the CCER1 gene encoding coiled-coil domain-containing glutamate-rich protein 1; amino-acid sequence: MTQTLHKREDPLNLGGGWASSAPLGTWSSWHRRRRGAPINKRRYRSGPKSEYEPPRKQQHGPGPWFQPPRRPHWEVYSNWGRWGGPWRPPPEGCWRPPGRVQVIRVYGLHPLCLCCCSCWRGPWSPRWARPPGRKKRWGRRGRGLRRHARRSFPRSPPVDLSTLLRPVNLYGWRAPGMRAPRNTTQFIMNQIYEDMRQQEKLERQQEALRAQQAQARGPASPEGPSWNDAPPSGGEEAAELRETLYSFAQNPPLVFPPDQSPTAQPGEEDEEKNEEEYDEEECDGKEEESEEEEEEEEAEAEAEDEEEVQEADCVDEGEEEEEEEEEEEEEEEAEEEEDEEIEEEEEGVEGEEQREEENHLPLEMPLSFLVGAEEERENFINCTYLSPTQVIPKMPQEALFMLDDINC